A window of Apium graveolens cultivar Ventura chromosome 8, ASM990537v1, whole genome shotgun sequence contains these coding sequences:
- the LOC141676883 gene encoding uncharacterized protein LOC141676883 isoform X3 codes for MGVVLITRIEKAKQWWRLRLSFKNATIFVCLLNILTAILLLQPFLFASPRKPPSHLSISEQINYIKESEEIRRAMEPVELIKRVREIEKEVYVETEPVQQKDTKQAVAVNLISRLNDFHINSDAASMKDSLMPRKSRGEKPQPFPDNSRSLNKAKRVLLQENRSHPGSIRMFIW; via the exons ATGGGAGTAGTCCTTATTACAAGAATTGAGAAAGCTAAACAGTGGTGGAGATTGAGATTGTCTTTCAAGAACGCAACAATCTTTGTCTGTTTGTTGAATATTCTCACCGCCATTCTATTGCTTCAGCCTTTTCTCTTTGCTTCTCCTCGTAAACCCCCATCTCATCTCTCCATTTCAG AACAGATCAATTACATCAAAGAATCTGAAGAGATACGGCGTGCCATGGAACCTGTGGAACTGATAAAAAGA GTTAGGGAAATTGAAAAAGAAGTCTATGTAGAAACAGAGCCAGTTCAACAAAAAGATACAAAGCAGGCTGTTGCAGTTAACCTAATATCAAGGCTAAACGATTTCCATATTAACTCCGATGCTGCCAGCATGAAAG ATAGTCTCATGCCTCGAAAAAGCAGAGGGGAAAAACCCCAGCCTTTCCCGGACAACTCCCGGTCACTCAACAAAGCAAAGCGAGTACTTCTTCAGGAAAACCGATCACATCCTGGATCGATAAG
- the LOC141676883 gene encoding uncharacterized protein LOC141676883 isoform X2, translated as MGVVLITRIEKAKQWWRLRLSFKNATIFVCLLNILTAILLLQPFLFASPRKPPSHLSISEQINYIKESEEIRRAMEPVELIKRVREIEKEVYVETEPVQQKDTKQAVAVNLISRLNDFHINSDAASMKDSLMPRKSRGEKPQPFPDNSRSLNKAKRVLLQENRSHPGSISSRGMANAKD; from the exons ATGGGAGTAGTCCTTATTACAAGAATTGAGAAAGCTAAACAGTGGTGGAGATTGAGATTGTCTTTCAAGAACGCAACAATCTTTGTCTGTTTGTTGAATATTCTCACCGCCATTCTATTGCTTCAGCCTTTTCTCTTTGCTTCTCCTCGTAAACCCCCATCTCATCTCTCCATTTCAG AACAGATCAATTACATCAAAGAATCTGAAGAGATACGGCGTGCCATGGAACCTGTGGAACTGATAAAAAGA GTTAGGGAAATTGAAAAAGAAGTCTATGTAGAAACAGAGCCAGTTCAACAAAAAGATACAAAGCAGGCTGTTGCAGTTAACCTAATATCAAGGCTAAACGATTTCCATATTAACTCCGATGCTGCCAGCATGAAAG ATAGTCTCATGCCTCGAAAAAGCAGAGGGGAAAAACCCCAGCCTTTCCCGGACAACTCCCGGTCACTCAACAAAGCAAAGCGAGTACTTCTTCAGGAAAACCGATCACATCCTGGATCGATAAG
- the LOC141676883 gene encoding uncharacterized protein LOC141676883 isoform X1, translated as MGVVLITRIEKAKQWWRLRLSFKNATIFVCLLNILTAILLLQPFLFASPRKPPSHLSISEQINYIKESEEIRRAMEPVELIKRVREIEKEVYVETEPVQQKDTKQAVAVNLISRLNDFHINSDAASMKDSLMPRKSRGEKPQPFPDNSRSLNKAKRVLLQENRSHPGSISFKDVCSSRGMANAKD; from the exons ATGGGAGTAGTCCTTATTACAAGAATTGAGAAAGCTAAACAGTGGTGGAGATTGAGATTGTCTTTCAAGAACGCAACAATCTTTGTCTGTTTGTTGAATATTCTCACCGCCATTCTATTGCTTCAGCCTTTTCTCTTTGCTTCTCCTCGTAAACCCCCATCTCATCTCTCCATTTCAG AACAGATCAATTACATCAAAGAATCTGAAGAGATACGGCGTGCCATGGAACCTGTGGAACTGATAAAAAGA GTTAGGGAAATTGAAAAAGAAGTCTATGTAGAAACAGAGCCAGTTCAACAAAAAGATACAAAGCAGGCTGTTGCAGTTAACCTAATATCAAGGCTAAACGATTTCCATATTAACTCCGATGCTGCCAGCATGAAAG ATAGTCTCATGCCTCGAAAAAGCAGAGGGGAAAAACCCCAGCCTTTCCCGGACAACTCCCGGTCACTCAACAAAGCAAAGCGAGTACTTCTTCAGGAAAACCGATCACATCCTGGATCGATAAG